A window of Nocardioidaceae bacterium genomic DNA:
GCAGCGTGTCGGTCTCCACCAGCGTCCAGGGGGCGTGGCAGATGGCCGCGACCGGCTTGCCCGCGTCGATGAAGCCCTGCACGAACGTCAGGGCGTCGGCGTCCATCCGCAGGCTGTCGGCGTTGGTCGTGCCGCCGGGCAGGACCAGGCCGTCGAAGTCCTCGGCGCGCACGTCGGTGACGGACTGCTCGGCGGTGAAGGTGTCGGCCTGGTTCACGTCGGAGGTGAACGCCTGCACCGTGCCCCCGCCGGGCGCGATGAGGACGGTGCGGGCCCCCTCGGCGTCGAGTGCTTCGCGGGGCGCGGTCAACTCGGGCTGCTCGACGCCGGAGTCGGCGACGAGGATCGCGATGGTCGTGGACTCGAGGCGCTGGGCCATGGTGTCTCCTCAGGGTCTGGAGGTTCCGGGTTCGTCGTGGCACCTCCCCGCCTCGTGGGTCCGCGAACGTCGTCGACGGCGCTGTCGCCGGCCCTGTCGTCAACGCGTCGGAGCGCGTCGCGGTCGCGACGACACCTGCGGGTGGCCCGGCCCGCTGGCACACTCGGCGTCGTGACAGGTGGCGGCGGCGGGCGGAGGCGGTGGACGCGGTCCGACGTCGGGAAGGTCGTCGGCCTGCTCGCGCTGGTCGCCGTCGTCGCGGTCGCGGGGCTAAGCGGCGTCCTGCCGTCGGTCGGCGAGGTGCGGGAGCAGGTGCGCGGCTACGGGGCCCTGGCACCGGTGGCGTACGTCGTGGCGTACGGGGTGCTGACGCTGTTCCCGACGCCGGCCAGCCTGCTGACCATCGCCGGCGGGGCGCTCTTCGGTCTCGTCGAGGGCACCGCGTACGCGCTGCTCGGGGCGCTGCTCGGCGCCGTCGCGGCGTACGAGATCGGGCGTCTGCTCGGCCGCGACGCCGTCGACCGCCTGACCCGGGGGCGACTGGAGCCGGTGGAGCGGGTGCTCTCCCAGCACGGGTTCCTCGCGGTGGTCGCGATCCGGCTGACGCCGGTCTTCCCGTTCCTCCTGGTCAACTACGCGAGCGGTCTGACCAGCCTCACGCGCCGCGACTACGTGCTGGGCACCGCCGTCGGCATCGTGCCCGGGGCGGTCGCGTACGCCGCGGTCGGCGCGTACGGCGCCGACCCGCTGGGGCTTTTCGCCGCGATCGCCGGTCTGGTGCTGCTCACGCTCGTCGGTGGGTATGTGGGTCGCCGGATGCTCCGTCGTGAGGGCATCGACCCCGACCGGGCGACGGACCCGGACGCAGACGCGTCGGCACACGCACCAGGAGACGATCGATGACCAGCAGCCCCGCGAACGACCGCGCGTACACCGCCCTCATCGTCGGCACGGGGTTCGGTGGCCAGACGGCGGCGATGACGCTGCGCAAGGCCGGCGTCGAGGACTTCGTGATGCTCGAGCGTCGCGACTTCATGGGGGGTACGTGGGTGCAGAACTCCTACCCGGGTGCGGCCGTCGACGTGCAGAGCCCGCTCTACTCCATCTCCAGCGAGCCGTACGCCTGGGAGCGCATGTTCTCCACCCAGGAGGAGCTCGAGGAGTACACGAACCACGTCATCGACAAGCACGGGCTGCGCGAGAAGACGAGGTTGAACGCCGAGGTGACGCGGCTGACGTGGCTCGAGGACGACCAGCTCTGGGAGGTGTACACCGAGGCCGCCGGCACCTGGCGGGCTCGCTTCGTCGTCAACGCCTCCGGCCCGCTGTCGACGCCGGTGGTGCCGCCGTTCTCCGGGCGCGCCACCTACGAGGGCGTGCAGTTCCACAGCAACGACTGGGACCACGACTTCGACCACCGCGGCAAGCGCGTCGCCGTCATCGGGTCCGGCGCGAGCGCTGCCCAGATCGTGCCCGCGATCCAGCCGGACGTCGCCGAGCTGCACGTCTTCCAGCGCACGCCGCACTGGGTGATGCCACGCCCCGACCACGAGTTCTCGCCGTTCGAGCGTCGTCTGCTGGGGGTCGACGCGGTGCACCGGGCGGTGCGGACGGCGATCTACTGGGGGTTGGAGACGCGCATCATCGGCTTCAAGTACAGCGACACGATGCTGCGCCTGGTGGCCCAGCGGAAGGCCAAGGCGAACATCGACGACCACGTCTCCGACGCGCGCCTGCGCGAGAAGCTGACGCCGGACTACCGCATCGGCTG
This region includes:
- a CDS encoding type 1 glutamine amidotransferase, coding for MAQRLESTTIAILVADSGVEQPELTAPREALDAEGARTVLIAPGGGTVQAFTSDVNQADTFTAEQSVTDVRAEDFDGLVLPGGTTNADSLRMDADALTFVQGFIDAGKPVAAICHAPWTLVETDTLHGKTMTSFPSLQTDLRNAGATWVDEEVFTCPANGWKLVTSRDPGDLDAFCAAAVEAFAESKA
- a CDS encoding NAD(P)/FAD-dependent oxidoreductase is translated as MTSSPANDRAYTALIVGTGFGGQTAAMTLRKAGVEDFVMLERRDFMGGTWVQNSYPGAAVDVQSPLYSISSEPYAWERMFSTQEELEEYTNHVIDKHGLREKTRLNAEVTRLTWLEDDQLWEVYTEAAGTWRARFVVNASGPLSTPVVPPFSGRATYEGVQFHSNDWDHDFDHRGKRVAVIGSGASAAQIVPAIQPDVAELHVFQRTPHWVMPRPDHEFSPFERRLLGVDAVHRAVRTAIYWGLETRIIGFKYSDTMLRLVAQRKAKANIDDHVSDARLREKLTPDYRIGCKRIILSNALYPALDAENCTLYSGEHGEGIDRFDETGIHTTDGRHVEVDAIVYATGYDATDGLIAYPVIGRDGLKLGDYWDEFPRAYLGTTVPGFPNMYIVTGPNTGIGHTSAIFLIESQMEYIRQSVERVLAEGATAIEPTLQAEDDYTSHIHSEMRRTVWYHGGCNSWYKSADGHVVAMFPGFTFNFRRMTKDFKPEHHQLT
- a CDS encoding TVP38/TMEM64 family protein translates to MTGGGGGRRRWTRSDVGKVVGLLALVAVVAVAGLSGVLPSVGEVREQVRGYGALAPVAYVVAYGVLTLFPTPASLLTIAGGALFGLVEGTAYALLGALLGAVAAYEIGRLLGRDAVDRLTRGRLEPVERVLSQHGFLAVVAIRLTPVFPFLLVNYASGLTSLTRRDYVLGTAVGIVPGAVAYAAVGAYGADPLGLFAAIAGLVLLTLVGGYVGRRMLRREGIDPDRATDPDADASAHAPGDDR